The following coding sequences lie in one Capsicum annuum cultivar UCD-10X-F1 chromosome 5, UCD10Xv1.1, whole genome shotgun sequence genomic window:
- the LOC124898438 gene encoding uncharacterized protein LOC124898438 gives MNNEVWPSPLMEIKLNIDGSLDNSSKRGAVGGVFRNTEENWFLGFSAHINVNSAFEAEILALVMGLNLAIKMKVTQLAIATDFKKLAMTLNEYGITERDTDEINLISIYRDLVEQMRNPPVHHEKWSMNVIADMLAKEGNKLKSDCFWKE, from the coding sequence ATGAACAATGAGGTTTGGCCATCCCCTCTTATGGAAATAAAATTGAACATTGATGGCTCCTTAGATAATAGTTCAAAAAGGGGGGCTGTGGGAGGTGTCTTCAGGAACACAGAGGAAAATTGGTTCCTAGGCTTTAGTGCTCATATAAATGTTAACTCAGCCTTCGAAGCAGAAATACTGGCATTGGTGATGGGTCTAAACTTAGCTATCAAGATGAAGGTTACTCAATTAGCTATTGCTACTGATTTCAAAAAACTGGCCATGACACTTAATGAATATGGCATAACTGAACGTGACACTGATGAAATTAATTTAATCTCAATTTACAGGGATCTTGTGGAGCAAATGAGGAACCCTCCAGTCCACCATGAGAAGTGGAGTATGAATGTTATTGCGGACATGCTAGCGAAGGAGGGCAATAAGTTAAAAAGTGACTGTTTTTGGAAGGAATGA